One Plasmodium sp. gorilla clade G2 genome assembly, chromosome: 12 genomic window carries:
- a CDS encoding glycerol-3-phosphate dehydrogenase, putative, protein MYRNLFDKLKDGPLKISILGSGSWASAISKVVGTNAKNNYLFENEVRMWIRDELVNGEKMVDIINKKHENTKYLQGVPLPHNIVAHSDLASVINDADLLIFIVPCQYLESVLALIKETESIRIANHAKAISLTKGFIVKQNQMKLCSSYISDFLNIPCSALSGANIAMDVAMENFSEATIGGNDKDSLVIWQRVFDLPYFKINCVTETIEVEICGALKNIITLACGFCDGLNLPTNSKAAIIRNGINEMILFGKVFFQKFNENILLESCGFADIITSFLAGRNAKCSAEFIRSTPKKTWEELENEILKGQKLQGTVTLKYVYHMIKEKNMTNEFPLFTVLHKISFENEDPSSLLKTFMNSKINHFNL, encoded by the exons atgtatagaAACCTTTTTGACAAATTGAAGGATGGTCCGCTGAAG ATAAGTATCCTCGGAAGTGGTAGCTGGGCTAGTGCAATTAGTAAAGTAGTAGGTACTAATGCgaagaataattatttatttgaaaatGAAGTTAGAATGTGGATTAGAGATGAACTTGTAAATGGAGAGAAGATGGttgatataattaataagaaACATGagaatacaaaatatttacaaGGTGTACCTTTACCTCATAATATTGTAGCTCATTCAGATTTAGCTAGTGTTATTAATGATGctgatttattaatttttattgttcCATGTCAATATTTAGAAAGTGTATTAgcattaataaaagaaactGAATCTATAAGAATAGCTAACCATGCAAAAGCTATTTCATTAACAAAAGGATTTATTGTAAAACAAAATCAGATGAAATTATGTTCTAGTTATATAAGTgactttttaaatataccaTGTAGTGCATTATCAGGGGCCAACATAGCCATg gaTGTGGCCATGGAAAACTTTTCAGAAGCTACCATAGGAGGTAATGATAAAGACTCCCTAGTAATATGGCAAAGAGTTTTTGACCTaccatattttaaaattaattgtGTAACTGAAACGATTGAAGTCGAG ATTTGCGGAGctcttaaaaatattatcaccTTAGCATGCGGATTTTGTGATGGTCTAAATTTACCCACAAATTCAAAGGCAGCTATAATAAGAAATGGAATAAATGAAATGATATTATTTGGAAAagtattttttcaaaaatttaatgaaaatatattattagaaaGTTGTGGATTTGCTGATATTATTACTTCCTTCTTGGCAGGAAGAAATGCAAAATGTTCAGCTGAATTTATTAGAAGCACACCAAAAAAAACATGGGAAGAATtggaaaatgaaatattaaaggGTCAGAAATTACAG GGAACCGTTACCTTGAAATATGTTTATCATATgatcaaagaaaaaaatatgacaaACGAATTTCCGCTCTTTACTGTTCTTCATAAAATTTCTTTTGAAAATGAAGATCCATCCAGTTTATTAAAAACATTTATGAATAGCAAAATAAACCactttaatttataa
- a CDS encoding cell traversal protein for ookinetes and sporozoites: MNALQRLPVICSFLVFLVLSNVLCFRGNHGYNSSSSLYNGSQFIEQLNNSFTSAFLESQSMNKIGDELAETISNELVSVLQRNAPTFLESSFDIKSEVKKHAKQMLKELIKVGLPSVEKLVAENIKPPKVDPGTYGIVAPVLTSLFNKVETAVGTNVSDDIWNYNSPDVSESEESLSDDFFD, translated from the coding sequence ATGAATGCCTTACAAAGATTACCAGTTATTTGCTCTTTCTTAGTGTTTCTTGTCTTATCCAATGTTTTATGTTTCAGAGGCAACCACGGATACAATTCTTCATCATCTCTCTATAATGGAAGCCAATTTATTGAACAATTAAATAACAGTTTTACTTCAGCTTTTCTTGAATCACAATCAATGAATAAAATTGGTGATGAATTAGCTGAGACCATATCAAATGAACTTGTTAGTGTTTTACAAAGAAATGCACCAACCTTTTTAGAATCAAGTTTTGATATCAAATCAGAAGTAAAAAAACACGCAAAACAAATGTTAAAGGAATTAATCAAAGTAGGATTGCCATCAGTCGAAAAACTAGTAgctgaaaatattaaaccaCCAAAGGTTGACCCAGGAACATATGGTATAGTAGCACCAGTATTAACATCCTTATTTAATAAGGTAGAAACAGCTGTAGGTACAAATGTTTCTGATGATATATGGAATTACAATTCACCAGACGTCTCAGAAAGTGAAGAAAGTTTATCAGATGATTTCTTCGATTAA
- a CDS encoding signal recognition particle subunit SRP19, which translates to MINGQGLNVTDVYNRDIYNTGENNTLDENKDYSRWKIIYPNYINKKKKVNEGRRINLKYCVSDPTVDEIALACKELNVSYVVEKNKYYPKDWLIEGRIRIKLPNKNNDIPNKYQLMKKIGLKLQTIKVNVESNVVINTNQVSKKKKKKKNKE; encoded by the coding sequence ATGATAAATGGACAGGGGTTAAACGTGACTGATGTTTATAATAgagatatttataatacaggtgaaaataatacattagATGAAAACAAAGATTATTCAAGatggaaaataatatatccaaattatattaataaaaaaaaaaaagtaaatgaAGGAAGAagaattaatttaaaatattgtgTAAGTGATCCAACAGTTGATGAAATTGCTCTTGCTTGTAAAGAATTAAATGTTTCTTATGTTGtagagaaaaataaatattatccaAAAGACTGGTTAATAGAAGGaagaataagaataaaattaccaaataaaaataatgatattccAAATAAATATCagttaatgaaaaaaattggaTTGAAATTACAAACTATCAAAGTAAATGTGGAATCAAACGTagttataaatacaaatcaagtttcaaagaaaaaaaaaaaaaaaaaaaacaaagaataa
- a CDS encoding serpentine receptor, putative → MVIWKGNVKNKILFLIFVAYFFVFVKISNGQLIKLDGQKINTNYILYVLKGLFIFGENESPYVLLGKKKDMDFKAAHAIFENVGISTTDNKNTKYFSFEMGDTTSDNNNNDNNNDDNNNNNNNNNDDNNNNNKNNDDNNNNNNYDNNTKQLQNSYNNHSNNTNSQSDKQNYDDENKDKFKINLYKDNPYLRKKKEYRYSEDVDSFVTPELFLELIIMKEKDFNKHYLPKDHDICCYMQEEGIDGYEKYTCPGKGYLKRYIDEDNMYSLKLPVYFINDRIKDDNNSNNNSNSSSSSSSSSSSSSSSSSGSSYYNNVYNFNSGNEINHENLLNHLKNKFVYNIKDTDVYALFLSNCMDSKKYELHLHGNIHILNEYGYLPGDKISKLNLYVLSMIIYLIYLFIWSYLLIKNKNYVIKIQIWILVCVFLYLMENVFLFLYFLSYNLYAKVNNELLFISVCSSILKNVCSYLLILLGSLGWGIVIPTLDRKTFIKIKILFFFFIIFDFIKQFVDMHLTDTQINTGYFLFCIIPVTIIYSIIYLWVFTSASQIIIQLNEDKQYEKLNMFKNFFNVLIFTLLFSIIAFIIDIVVMIYVDNTIWNLKNYLSEGIISCLFLIILTAMFFLFKPSDRLKRISHFTEIGDMDEMEDFSNFKNSIEDIS, encoded by the coding sequence atGGTGATATGGAAGGgcaatgtaaaaaataaaatattgtttttaatttttgtagcttatttttttgtttttgttaaGATAAGCAATGGTCAGTTGATTAAATTGGATGGTCAGAAAATTAACACTAATTATATTCTATATGTTTTGAAaggtttatttatatttggaGAGAATGAAAGTCCTTATGTTTTATTAGGAAAAAAGAAGGATATGGATTTTAAGGCAGCTCATGCAATTTTTGAAAATGTAGGTATAAGTACTACTGATAATAAGAACAcgaaatatttttcttttgaaaTGGGTGATACTAcaagtgataataataataatgacaataaCAACGAtgacaacaacaataataataataataataatgatgacaataataataataataaaaacaatgatgacaataataataataataattatgataataatacgaAACAACTACAAAATAGTTACAACAATCatagtaataatacaaatagcCAAAGTGATAAACAAAACTATGacgatgaaaataaagataaattcaaaataaatttatataaagataatcCATATCTacgtaaaaaaaaagaatatagaTACTCAGAAGATGTGGATTCTTTTGTTACCCCTGAATTATTTTtagaattaataataatgaaagaaaaagattTTAATAAACATTATTTGCCAAAAGATCATGATATATGTTGTTATATGCAAGAAGAAGGAATAGAcggatatgaaaaatatacttGCCCTGGAAAAGGATActtaaaaagatatatagaTGAGGATAATATGTATTCATTGAAATTACctgtttattttataaatgatagaataaaagatgataataatagtaataataatagtaatagtagtagtagtagtagcagtagtagtagtagtagtagtagtagtagtagtggTAGtagttattataataatgtttataattttaatagtGGGAATGAAATTAATcatgaaaatttattaaatcatttgaaaaataaatttgtttataatattaaagataCAGATGTGTatgctttatttttatcaaactGTATGGatagtaaaaaatatgaattacaTTTACAtggaaatatacatattttaaatgaatatgGTTATTTACCAGGAGataaaatatcaaaattaaatttatatgttttaagtatgataatatatttaatttatttatttatatggtcatatttattaattaagaataaaaattatgttataaaaatacaaatctGGATTTTAGTAtgtgtttttttatatttaatggaAAATgtgttcttatttttatatttcttatcatataatttatatgctAAAGTtaataatgaattattatttatatcagtTTGTTCaagtattttaaaaaatgtttgTTCGTATCTTCTTATATTATTAGGATCATTAGGATGGGGTATTGTCATTCCAACATTAGATAGaaaaacatttataaaaataaaaatcctttttttcttttttatcatttttgatTTTATTAAACAATTTGTAGATATGCATTTAACAGATACACAAATTAATACTGgatattttctattttgtataataccagttactattatttattcaattatatatttatgggTTTTTACATCAGCTAGCCAAATTATTATACAATTAAATGAGGATAaacaatatgaaaaattgaatatgtttaaaaatttttttaatgtattaatatttacattattattttcaattatAGCATTCATAATAGATATAGTAGTAATGATATATGTAGATAATACTATAtggaatttaaaaaattatttaagtGAAGGAATTATTAGTTGTTTAttcttaattatattaacagccatgttttttttatttaaacctTCTGATAGGCTTAAGAGAATATCTCATTTTACAGAAATTGGAGATATGGATGAAATGGAAGATTTTTCAAATTTCAAAAATTCAATTGAAGATATATCataa
- a CDS encoding male development gene 1 has product MKYPNFFILNVFYFLFFYFCFEDVYYHCINIGKPQTNVNGKNANSNEKANNLSTEWSNKGFNFMDLLKNGYLQSHGNLEEVKDELANELANKIQNKIGEYLNDEKNLSVLQHLQLEDLDDLKHYVKDVSEYIGSKAGDLLDENLENTLKPLLEKKSYETFEQALHNKNTDNFVPFDENNKSGNANEETEKFVDELVEDYEKTKHPDLDEQTKEIKTHSDSD; this is encoded by the coding sequence ATGAAGTATCCcaacttttttattttaaacgttttttatttccttttcttttatttttgctTTGAAGATGTTTATTACCATTGTATTAACATAGGAAAACCTCAGACAAACGTAAATGGTAAAAATGCAAACTCCAATGAGAAGGCAAATAATTTATCTACTGAGTGGAGTAATAAAGGATTTAATTTTATGGATTTATTGAAAAATGGATATTTACAAAGTCATGGTAATTTAGAAGAAGTGAAAGATGAATTAGCTAATGAATTGGCTAATAAAATACAGAACAAAATAGGTGAATATTTGAATGACGAAAAAAATTTAAGTGTTCTTCAACATCTCCAACTTGAAGATTTAGATGATTTAAAACATTATGTTAAGGATGTTTCAGAATATATAGGATCAAAAGCAGGAGATTTGTTAGATGAAAATTTAGAAAACACTCTCAAGCCTCTTTTAGAAAAGAAATCCTATGAGACATTTGAACAAGctttacataataaaaatacagaTAATTTTGTACCTTTCGATGAAAATAACAAATCTGGAAATGCTAATGAAGAAACTGAAAAATTTGTGGATGAATTAGTCGAGGATTATGAAAAGACAAAACATCCAGATTTGGATGAACAGACAAAGGAGATAAAGACACACAGTGATagtgattaa
- a CDS encoding serine--tRNA ligase, putative, with protein MHINQIIFLLIILFPYHVNSIKPIKHKNVNNLFIEIYPYKKKWETKKKTKSHLIKNNKLISNVDVNYINMINNGNNISSEKSRDVKTKKKKIISGEYGMSLEFFKKNSKKVVQNLKKRGMNKYLNVIVMLKKLINEKNENEVLRNKLRNRRKILSDDIKNLIFNSKKYEDILNKDITNNSDDKANLITLNEKEKKYDTQDDNINKEKIKYINQTNQDTINNLKQYDDVLKNNKLEIEKIKKETNEINKDIDDIEIKILNLKKEIEYNLYKLPNILLNKVPEGESSEDNKIIKFYKKENIIQFNNKDNIYLEPHEEIIKKYENNFIFSNISNKIGSGYNILINDIAKLERALIDFMINTHVNKFLYTYVKAPEIVTKSALINTGQLPKFEEDLFKIKDDYKLLNEDAYLIPTSEVSLLNLFKNSLIDFIHLPIKLVSHSSCFRIEKNNTYGKTSKGLLREHIFQKVELINITDKKTSPYYYKNLIKQSTYILKQLNIPHRLVLLNSIETPYSASICYDIEAWLPSQQRYIEVSSCSNCLDFQARRLNLKYKIKDSNFFCHTINGSGLAVGRVLAIILEQYQIKKKNKNEITKIQVPKVLRKYMKKDIIQVEYN; from the coding sequence ATGCatataaatcaaataatttTCCTTCTGATCATATTATTTCCTTATCATGTTAACTCGATAAAACCCATTAAAcacaaaaatgtaaataatctATTCATTGaaatatatccatataaaaaaaaatgggaaactaagaaaaaaacaaagagccatttaataaaaaataataaattaataagtaATGTAGatgttaattatattaatatgataaacaatggaaataatatatcatcagAAAAATCTAGAGatgtaaaaacaaaaaaaaaaaaaattataagtgGAGAGTATGGAATGAGTCTTGaattttttaagaaaaattcaaaaaaagtAGTCCAAAATTTGAAAAAGAGAGGTATGAACAAATATCTAAATGTTATTGTGATGCTAAAAAAACTcataaatgaaaagaatgaaAATGAGGTTTTAAGAAATAAACTAAGAAATAGAAGAAAGATATTAtcagatgatataaaaaatcttatatttaatagtaaaaaatatgaagacatattaaataaagatatcACGAATAATTCTGATGATAAGGCTAATTTAATAACcctaaatgaaaaagaaaaaaaatatgatacacaagatgataatataaataaggaaaagataaaatatataaatcaaacaAATCAAGAtacaattaataatttaaaacaatatgatgatgttttaaaaaataataaattagaaattgaaaagattaaaaaagaaacgaacgaaattaataaagatatagatgatatagaaataaaaatcttaaatttaaaaaaagaaatagaatataatttatataaattaccaaatattttattaaataaagtaCCAGAAGGGGAATCATcagaagataataaaataataaaattttataaaaaagaaaatattattcaatTCAACAATAAGGACAATATATATCTTGAACCACATGaagagataataaaaaaatatgaaaataattttattttctcaaatatatctaataaaaTAGGTTCAGGTTATAATATTCTAATTAATGATATAGCTAAATTAGAAAGAGCTCTTATAGATTTTATGATTAATACACATGTTAATAAGTtcttatatacatatgttaaGGCACCAGAAATCGTAACTAAATCAGCATTAATTAATACAGGGCAATTACCAAAATTTGAAGaagatttatttaaaattaaagatgattataaattattaaatgaagatGCTTATTTAATACCTACAAGTGAAGTctcattattaaatttatttaaaaatagtcTAATCGATTTTATACATCTACCTATAAAATTAGTTAGTCATTCATCTTGTTTtagaatagaaaaaaataatacatatggaAAAACTTCAAAAGGATTATTAAGAGAACATATATTTCAAAAGGttgaattaataaatataactgATAAAAAAACATctccttattattataaaaatttaattaaacaaagtacatatattttaaaacaatTAAATATACCTCATAGATTAGTCTTATTAAATTCTATAGAAACTCCTTATTCAGCATCTATATGTTATGATATAGAAGCTTGGCTACCTAGCCAACAAAGATATATCGAAGTATCTTCATGTTCTAATTGTTTAGATTTTCAAGCAAGAcgtttaaatttaaaatataaaattaaagattCAAATTTTTTCTGTCATACTATTAATGGTTCAGGCTTAGCCGTAGGAAGGGTATTAGCAATTATTCTTGAGCAATAtcaaatcaaaaaaaaaaacaaaaatgaaataacaaaaattCAGGTTCCTAAGGTTCTGAGGAAATATATGAAGAAGGATATAATACAAGTggaatataattaa